A stretch of Oncorhynchus mykiss isolate Arlee chromosome 12, USDA_OmykA_1.1, whole genome shotgun sequence DNA encodes these proteins:
- the LOC110538024 gene encoding 3-mercaptopyruvate sulfurtransferase produces the protein MAVQIQEFVSAKWLADMIKSNLIGPNLRILDTSWHVPILKRDANAEFNQQHIPGTSFFDIDKCSDKTSSLDHMLATANYFAEYVGGLGIGNNTHVVVYDTSDFGSFSAPRVWWMFRLFGHNSVSVLDGGMKNWLAEGHPVTAEYTIPGRADFKATANQSWVKSYDDVLKNIETKQVQVIDTRPAGMFRGTEPELRDDIEPGHIPGTINMPFTKFMDASGKELELEVLAKMFREAGVDLEKPFWVTCGSGVTACHVVLAAHLLGHSGSVSVYDGSWYEWFKRAAPEHVISEGKGKQV, from the exons ATGGCGGTGCAAATCCAGGAGTTTGTTTCAGCCAAATGGCTTGCAGATATGATAAAGAGCAACCTTATTGGACCGAATCTTCGAATTCTGGATACATCCTGGCATGTACCGATATTAAAACGCGATGCAAATGCAGAATTTAACCAACAGCACATACCTGGAACTTCGTTCTTTGATATTGACAAATGCTCTGACAAAACTTCCTCGTTGGACCATATGCTCGCAACTGCAAACTACTTTGCAGAGTATGTGGGGGGTTTAGGTATAGGAAACAATACACATGTAGTAGTGTACGATACCAGCGATTTTGGGTCATTCAGCGCACCCCGAGTGTGGTGGATGTTCCGATTATTTGGGCACAATTCTGTATCGGTCCTGGACGGGGGTATGAAGAATTGGCTGGCCGAGGGGCATCCTGTCACTGCAGAATACACCATTCCAGGACGTGCGGACTTCAAGGCGACCGCCAATCAATCATGGGTCAAGTCATATGATGATGTGCTGAAAAACATCGAGACCAAACAGGTGCAAGTTATTGACACAAGACCCGCCGGCATGTTCCGGGGAACTGAACCAGAACTAAGAGATG acattgaGCCTGGCCACATTCCTGGTACTATCAACATGCCTTTTACCAAGTTCATGGATGCCTCAGGCAAGGAGTTGGAGCTTGAAGTGCTGGCAAAAATGTTTCGAGAGGCAGGGGTGGACTTGGAGAAACCTTTCTGGGTAACCTGTGGGTCAGGGGTCACTGCATGCCACGTGGTTCTGGCTGCTCACCTGCTGGGACATTCAGGGTCAGTGTCTGTGTATGACGGGTCATGGTATGAATGGTTCAAAAGGGCTGCCCCGGAGCATGTCATCTCTGAGGGCAAGGGGAAGCAAGTGTGA
- the LOC110538023 gene encoding 3-mercaptopyruvate sulfurtransferase: MAAQTRALVSAKWLADAIKSNLIGPNLRILDTSWYLAKLKRDANAEFNQQHIPGTSFFDIDKCSDKTSSMDHMLPTANYFAEYVGGLGIGNDTHVVVYDTSDFGSYSAPRVWWMFRLFGHNSVSVLDGGMKNWLAEGHPVTAEYTKPGRADFKATANHSWVKSYEDVLKNIETKQVQVIDARSAGRFRGTEPEPRDDIEPGHIPGTINMPFAKFMDASGKELELEVLAKMFREAGVDLEKPFWVTCGSGVTACHVVLAAHLLGHSGSVSVYDGSWSEWFKRAAPEHVISEGKGKQV; encoded by the exons ATGGCGGCGCAAACCCGGGCGCTTGTTTCAGCCAAATGGCTTGCAGATGCGATAAAAAGCAACCTTATTGGACCGAATCTTCGAATTCTGGATACGTCCTGGTATCTAGCGAAATTAAAACGCGATGCAAATGCGGAATTTAACCAACAGCACATACCTGGAACTTCGTTCTTTGATATTGACAAATGCTCTGACAAAACTTCCTCGATGGACCATATGCTCCCAACTGCAAACTACTTTGCAGAGTATGTGGGTGGTTTAGGTATAGGAAACGATACACATGTAGTAGTGTACGATACCAGCGATTTTGGGTCATACAGCGCACCCCGAGTGTGGTGGATGTTCCGATTATTTGGGCACAATTCTGTATCGGTCCTGGACGGGGGTATGAAGAATTGGCTGGCCGAAGGGCATCCGGTCACTGCAGAATACACCAAACCAGGACGTGCGGACTTCAAGGCGACCGCCAATCATTCTTGGGTCAAGTCGTATGAAGATGTGCTGAAAAACATCGAGACGAAACAGGTGCAAGTGATTGACGCAAGATCCGCCGGCAGGTTCCGGGGAACCGAACCAGAACCAAGAGATG acattgaGCCTGGCCACATTCCTGGTACTATCAACATGCCTTTTGCCAAGTTCATGGATGCCTCAGGCAAGGAGTTGGAGCTTGAAGTGCTGGCAAAAATGTTCCGAGAGGCAGGGGTGGACTTGGAGAAACCTTTCTGGGTAACCTGTGGGTCAGGGGTCACTGCATGCCACGTGGTTCTGGCTGCTCACCTGCTGGGACATTCAGGGTCAGTGTCTGTGTATGACGGGTCATGGTCTGAATGGTTCAAAAGGGCTGCCCCGGAGCATGTCATCTCTGAGGGCAAGGGGAAGCAAGTGTGA
- the LOC110538025 gene encoding SUMO-conjugating enzyme UBC9, whose amino-acid sequence MSGIALSRLSQERKAWRKDHPFGFVAVPTKNPDGTMNLMNWECAIPGKKGTLWEGGQYKLRMLFKDDYPSSPPKCKFEPPIFHPNVYPSGTVCLSILEEEKDWRPAITIKQILLGIQELLNEPNIQDPAQAEAYTIYCQNRMDYEKRVRAQAKKFAPT is encoded by the exons ATGTCTGGTATCGCTCTTAGTAGACTGTCACAGGAGCGCAAAGCATGGAGGAAAGACCACCCATTT ggtTTTGTTGCTGTGCCTACCAAAAATCCTGATGGCACTATGAACCTTATGAACTGGGAATGCGCCATTCCAGGGAAGAAGGGG ACACTGTGGGAGGGAGGCCAATACAAACTCAGAATGCTGTTCAAAGATGACTATCCTTCCTCGCCGCCAAAAT GCAAGTTTGAGCCGCCCATTTTCCACCCCAATGTCTACCCATCTGGCACGGTGTGTCTTTCCAtcctggaggaggagaaggactgGAGGCCAGCCATCACCATCAAgcag ATCCTGTTGGGTATCCAAGAGCTACTCAATGAACCCAACATCCAAGACCCAGCACAAGCAGAAGCCTACACAATTTACTG TCAGAACAGAATGGACTATGAGAAGAGGGTGAGGGCGCAGGCCAAGAAGTTTGCCCCCACATAA
- the LOC110539154 gene encoding testis-expressed protein 33, producing MTSTGQPETTVGDMPQVRVLACPEVPSLFLPHYTDTESAFVPPHCSYHSLGHCLRTNIFPGAPLVWKSLVKDSYIVHPLPAPPTDPQCWYGRRTDDMVKWTERNIVNQKLNKTLKEMENKGSK from the exons ATGACCTCCACCGGCCAGCCGGAGACAACAGTTGGAGACATGCCGCAG GTGAGAGTTTTAGCATGCCCCGAggttccttctctctttctgcctcactATACTGACACAGAGTCAGCCTTCGTCCCTCCCCACTGCTCCTACCACAGCCTGGGACACTGTCTGCGCACCAACATCTTTCCAG GAGCTCCTCTGGTGTGGAAGTCCCTGGTAAAAGACTCATACATCGTTCACCCCTTGCCTGCCCCTCCTACAGACCCCCAGTGTTGGTACGGCCGCAGGACTGATGACATGG TGAAATGGACAGAAAGAAACATTGTGAATCAGAAGTTGAACAAGACGCTAAAGGAAATGGAGAACAAAGGGTCTAAATGA